The Rhopalosiphum maidis isolate BTI-1 chromosome 1, ASM367621v3, whole genome shotgun sequence genome has a segment encoding these proteins:
- the LOC113550627 gene encoding histone-lysine N-methyltransferase, H3 lysine-79 specific produces the protein MELRLHSPVGADPVVYKWPMIIGRGSDKHDGALGIIETIKLVSDDFPDMKIPLENNILCNYDTKSYDSMKSLCDRFNKAIDSMVQMNKGTSLQKFSKKASKNLLRHIIQQVYNVSVTDPDKLNQYEPFSPEVYGETSFDLICQMIDLINITEDDIFIDLGSGVGQIVLQMAAATQCKICWGVEKADVPSSYSKFMHLNFQKWMSWYGKECGQYQLVKGDFLSEEHREKITNATIVFVNNYAFGPQVDHMLKQRFADLKDGARIVSSRSFCPLNFRMSERNLSDIGTIMHVSAMEPITGSVSWTCNPVKYYLHVIDRTKLERYFTQNKPPVPKSRVNGDKQKLTTTISVNNCSSDDTDSLFSTLNGDSVDGSATNGLTSDKTITNTNGQCTWSDIGGQNSEEENENNTDNHSRTTRKVMKRNTPRRSRSFKIAPTSYLNRSHSETTVPEKKTVEKIAKGKRVVSTNRKQKAKRKPPKRNVKISASLNLLHSETVLSTTPEVSMSIKEPPKGCVDHTLTSITGVGAGYAATHTELPPPTGDIPYSLQLLLDDYKEGFMNMINMFKTQKFREDVEAQIKAEREKKQNSNMKINQIKKQIDHLIKDSCSLLKTRMKELDIYPTNTTGDVLTAAKVIVLRHKDLQTKVAKIKNETNVLENQHWDYYCKRAAEVNAVGTPGHLLLHQTDNSSDQEINTQRLLMTELMANRKRKHALSTNIEGVKTEIDNLEKQNTTSKFNNSLVNQMCNNKKSRIRSQDWPEVPDIARIDEKNPEILAQKILETGRQIEARKIIENGRQVELSTRYQRSNKIFNRNSSDTPLKVPFYDEHVKDLITNALNEPSSKGPDYSVVSPAKVALRRHLSQEKISPSPPIQQQNVITRTIGDVLNNEIERCLEMDRHNRTLEISNQSIINAVVPLSMHNRNNDTTQAINQTLPSEKRSFMYIPLPKAELKPYQESLFSDDTPPPHLTTLKEEPVEGLAASLHDRLLDNDGDDSNGDEGLSFKEEKTESDTQSPHRTLKRSSESPGPLNAKKMTPMSDRLPSEEDEKWNDRIRERFDSLVTFASLELDKRRRNSSDAAAANTSPDSGIGHGDPPPALQPPPSPSPPFSPAPLDGPYSPVPAPTVTAPNIPLRYQRHTNHKKKSFRDKYRSTGPKAKTWAAKWMDAEIQSTSNFF, from the exons atTGGTGTCTGATGACTTCCCTGACATGAAGATTCCTCTAGAAAACAACATACTTTGCAACTACGACACAAAATC ATATGACAGCATGAAGTCTTTGTGCGACAGGTTCAACAAGGCTATTGACAGCATGGTTCAAATg AATAAAGGAACTTCTTTACAAAAATTCAGTAAAAAAGCATCTAAAAATCTTCTCAGACACATAATTCAACAAGTTTATAATGTTTCTGTCACTGACCCTGATAAACTAAATCAATATGAACCATTTTCACCTgaa GTATATGGAGAAACATCCTTTGATCTCATTTGTCAAATGATTGATCTGATTAACATTACGGaagatgatatatttatagaccTTGGATCTGGTGTGGGGCAAATTGTTTTACAGATGGCAGCAGCCACTCAATGTAAAATATGCTGGGGTGTTGAAAAAGCTGATGTCCCTTCATCATACTCAAAA tttatgcatttaaattttcaaaaatggatGTCTTGGTATGGCAAAGAATGTGGTCAATATCAACTTGTGAAGGGCGACTTTTTGAGTGAAGAACATAGGGAAAAGATAACAAATGCAACAATTGTATTTGTGAATAATTATGCATTTGGGCCACAAGTAGACCATATGTTAAAACAACGATTTGCTGATCTTAAAGATGGAGCCAGAATAGTTTCTTCAAGATCGTTTTGTCCACTTAATTTTAGAATGTCTGAACGCAATTTAagtg atattggGACCATAATGCATGTATCAGCAATGGAGCCTATAACTGGTTCAGTTTCTTGGACTTGTAACCctgtaaagtattatttacatgTTATTGATCGAACAAag CTCGAGCGGtattttactcaaaataaGCCTCCCGTTCCAAAATCAAgg gtgAATGgagataaacaaaaattaacaactaCCATTTCtgttaataattgttcatCTGATGATACAGACTCATTGTTTAGTACTTTAAATGGTGATAGTGTAGATGGAAGTGCTACCAATGGATTGACATCGGATAAAACTATAACAAACACTAATGGACAATGCACATGGTCAGATATAGGTGGACAAAATAGTGAGGAAGAAAATGAGAATAACACAG ACAATCATAGTAGAACTACTCGTAAAGTAATGAAGCGTAACACACCACGGCGGAGTCGTAGTTTCAAAATTGCTCCTACTTCGTATTTAAATAGATCACATTCTGAGACAACTGTTCCTGAAAAAAAGACTGTAGAAAAAATTGCAAAAGGAAAACGAGTTGTTTCTACTAATCGCAAACAAAAGGCTAAACGAAAGCCACCAAAACGTAACGTTAAAATATCAgcatctttaaatttattacatagtgAGACAGTATTAAGTACCACACCGGAAGTATCGATGAGTATCAAGGAACCTCCAAAAGGTTGTGTTGATCACACTTTGACTTCAATTACGGGAGTGGGAGCTGGATATGCAGCTACTCATACTGAACTTCCTCCGCCCACTGGAGATATTCCATACTCATTGCAATTGCTTTTAGATGATTATAAAGAAGGATTTATGAACatgattaatatgtttaagacCCAGAAATTCCGTGAAGATGTTGAAGCACAAATAAAAGCTGAAAgg gaaaaaaaacaaaattcaaacatgaaaataaatcaaataaaaaaacaaattgaccATCTAATTAAAGATAGCTGTAGTCTATTAAAAACCCGTATGAAGGAACTTGATATTTATCCTACTAATACTACAGGCGATGTTTTGACAGCAGCTAAAGTAATAGTATTGCGCCATAAAGATCTACAAACGAAAGtggctaaaattaaaaatgaa acaAATGTATTGGAGAATCAACATTGGGACTATTACTGTAAACGAGCTGCTGAAGTGAATGCTGTTGGTACTCCTGGACATTTATTACTACATCAAACTGATAATTCATCAGATCAAGAAATAAACACCCAACGTTTATTAATGACAGAACTTATGGCCAATCGAAAAAGAAAGCATGCTTTGTCTACAAATATTGAAGGAGTCAAAACTGAGATTGATAActtagaaaaacaaaacacaaCAAGTAAGTTCAATAATTCTTTAGTAAATCAAATGTGtaacaacaaaaaatcaaGAATTCGTTCCCAAGACTGGCCAGAAGTGCCAGATATAGCTAgaattgatgaaaaaaatccAGAAATTCTggcacaaaaaatattagaaactgGTAGACAAATTGAAGccagaaaaataattgaaaatggcAGACAAGTTGAATTATCGACACGGTATCAACGCtcaaataaaatctttaatagaAATTCATCAGATACCCCACTTAAAGTGCCTTTTTATGATGAACATGTCAAAGATCTCATTACAAATGCTTTAAATGAACCATCGTCTAAAGGACCAGACTATTCTGTTGTATCACCTGCTAAAGTTGCTTTACGAAGGCATCTATCACAG gaAAAAATTTCACCTAGTCCACCAATACAACAACAAAATGTCATAACAAGAACAATTGGTGATGtactaaataatgaaattgaaaGATGTTTGGAAATGGACAGACATAATCGAACACTAGAAATAAGCAATCAGTCTATAATTAATGCTGTTGTACCATTATCCATGCATAATAGAAACAATGATACCACCCAAGCTATAAATCAGACTTTACCTTCAGAAAAACGTTCATTTATGTACATACCATTACCAAAAGCTGAACTTAAACCATACCAAGAATCTTTATTTAGTGATGATACCCCTCCTCCTCATTTAACCACTCTCAAAGAGGAACCTGTTGAAGG acTGGCTGCATCATTGCACGATCGACTATTAGATAATGATGGAGACGATAGTAATGGTGATGAAGGCTTGTCATTTAAAGAAGAAAAGACTGAATCCGACACTCAATCACCACATAGAACACTCAAACGCAGTTCTGAATCACCTGGCCCACTGAATGCTAAAAAAATGACACCTATGTCTGACAGACTTCCCTCAGAAGAAg ATGAAAAATGGAATGATCGCATCCGTGAAAGATTTGATAGCTTGGTAACATTTGCATCACTAGAGTTGGATAAACGGCGCCGTAATAGTTCAGATGCTGCTGCCGCTAATACTAGTCCTGATAGTGGTATTGGTCATGGTGATCCACCACCTGCCTTACAGCCACCACCATCACCTTCACCCCCATTTTCACCAGCTCCATTAGATGGACCATACAGCCCTGTACCTGCTCCTACAGTGACTGCTCCAAACATACCATTAAGATATCAACGACATACTAACCACAAAAAGAAATCTTTTCGTGATAAATATCGGTCCACTGGGCCTAAAGCAAAAACTTGGGCTGCCAAATGGATGGATGCAGAAATTCAAAGCacaagcaattttttttaa
- the LOC113557736 gene encoding tyrosine-protein kinase receptor torso-like has protein sequence MYALMCLYLYCVALPAAAAIQHFWNEDEFCQNLNTKYIDNNRVIKIANITCNDTQPIRDDINMLDNVQFLCREFDSLTYIWMSKNKIDGTQIIVELISHDKLDMHFIEVNSSYIRLNNLKPNTEYAARFRKLVNGTTYHIIDMPICKTLDKKQTLGLVHTINISNFTVAANSALNTSLTWTPSNDMNCRYKIVYHAGRIEEGLKTHFVDVIREPNSVNLSGLIPDREYTIAVQSYYRNKSLIITGDPVEFKFTTPSCPEINQFNLNLLDLCPPGKPYDIKLSEALSAGSVYEGRYDVRVHWKSPNTDGRGVDYFVVKLDKEAKKVSGKDYVAALEQQSNEDEAKNGSSSGAEVYVTSFENVSLSDRYFASVQAFSQFGNSSETIVERKPRADNAATELHQSHYPPWMTVTLFASLALCAALAVGQVLHRRAAAGSDTGADKGGASAEGYDLAVLKVLDDVDVLLDDDVVTVSDVFLGHGHFGVVKKGALKMADGRVCSVAVKSLRDRPSGRDLDEFLREILLMQKVGKHPNIVSMIGCCLDANKRCMLVVEYCPLGDLQTYLRKVSIKSWYANDFYVGRTDPSELTAVSNSKGVESLQDVSGPPPMVFNNCYLYHGDENVFLTVDDLLRFASQAANGMMFLESNRVVHRDLAARNVLLSDHRTIKICDFGLSRDVYEQNLYQKSNRGDPLPVKWMALESLKYQLYTTQSDVWSFGVLLWEIMMLGGSPYPTISSSRIYEVLRRGYRMPRPTLCCYSLYEVMIACWHSNPANRPKFGAIKDKIDGIIENQCS, from the exons ATGTATGCTTTGATGTGTCTATACTTATATTGCGTAGCCCTACCTGCGGCTGCTGCAATCCAGCATTTTTGGAACGAAGatgaattttgtcaaaatctgaacacaaaatatatcgataataaccgtgttattaaaatt gCAAATATCACATGTAATGATACACAGCCAATAagag atgacATAAATATGTTAGATAATGTGCAGTTTTTGTGCCGTGAATTTGATTCACTAACCTACATTTGGATGTCGAAGAATAAAATTGACGGTACACAAATAATTGTGGAATTGATATCACATGATAAACTGGACATGCATTTTATagag GTGAATTCGTCGTACATTCGTCTTAACAATCTAAAGCCAAACACCGAATACGCTGCTAGATTCCGGAAGTTGGTCAACGGCActacatatcatataatagaTATGCCAATCTGCAAGACGTTggataaaaaacaaactttaGGCTTGGTGCACACGATTAACATTTCCAATTTTACCGTGGCGGCCAATTCTGCATTAAACACGTCACTCACCTGGACGCCATCGAATG atatgaaCTGTCGCTACAAAATCGTTTACCACGCGGGCCGTATAGAAGAAGGATTGAAAACTCATTTTGTGGACGTCATCAGAGAGCCGAATTCTGTAAACTTAAGCGGTTTGATTCCGGACAGGGAATACACGATCGCAGTACAGTCGTACTACAGAAACAAGTCGTTGATCATCACTGGTGATCCAGTGGAATTCAAATTCACGACGCCGTCATGTCCGGAAATCAACCAATTCAACTTGAATTTATTGGACTTGTGCC ccCCGGGGAAACCGTACGACATAAAGCTGTCAGAGGCGCTATCGGCGGGCAGCGTTTACGAGGGCAGATACGACGTGCGAGTGCACTGGAAGAGCCCGAACACGGACGGCCGGGGAGTGGACTACTTCGTGGTGAAGTTGGACAAGGAGGCGAAGAAAGTGTCGGGCAAGGACTACGTGGCAGCACTCGAGCAGCAGAGCAACGAGGATGAGGCGAAGAACGGGTCGTCGTCGGGCGCCGAGGTGTACGTGACGTCGTTCGAGAACGTGTCGCTGAGCGACCGGTACTTCGCTAGCGTGCAAGCGTTTTCGCAATTCGGCAACAGCAGCGAGACGATCGTGGAACGGAAGCCGCGCGCCGACAACGCGGCCACCGAGCTACACCAATCGCACTATCCGCCGTGGATGACCGTGACGCTGTTCGCCTCGTTGGCGTTGTGCGCGGCGCTGGCCGTCGGCCAGGTGTTGCACCGGCGCGCGGCGGCCGGATCGGACACGGGCGCCGATAAGGGCGGCGCGTCGGCGGAAGGTTACGACTTGGCCGTGCTCAAGGTGCTGGACGACGTGGACGTGCTGCTGGACGACGACGTGGTCACCGTGTCCGACGTGTTCCTGGGACACGGCCACTTTGGCGTGGTCAAGAAGGGCGCGCTGAAGATGGCCGACGGCCGGGTGTGCTCAGTGGCCGTCAAGTCGCTGCGGGACCGACCCAGCGGCCGGGACCTGGACGAGTTCCTGCGCGAGATACTGCTCATGCAGAAGGTCGGCAAGCATCCAAACATCGTGTCCATGATCGGATGTTGTCTGGATGCCAACAAGCGGTGCATGCTGGTCGTCGAATACTGTCCGCTGGGCGATTTGCAGACTTACCTGAGAAAG GTCAGCATCAAATCGTGGTACGCCAACGACTTTTACGTTGGTCGGACGGATCCGTCAGAGCTGACGGCTGTGTCGAACAGCAAGGGAGTCGAATCACTGCAGGACGTGTCAGGTCCGCCGCCGATGGTCTTCAACAACTGTTACTTGTATCACGGTGATGAAAACGTATTCCTCACGGTCGACGACTTGTTACGTTTCGCCAGCCAAGCGGCCAACGGCATG ATGTTTTTGGAAAGTAACCGAGTAGTACACAGGGACTTGGCCGCTCGGAACGTATTACTCAGCGACCACCGCACAATAAAAATTTGCGATTTCGGCCTTAGTCGGGACGTATACGAACAGAACCTTTACCAGAAGTCAAACCGTGGCGACCCATTACCAGTAAAGTGGATGGCCCTGGAGTCACTCAAGTATCAGCTGTACACCACCCAGAGTGACGTGTGGTCTTTTGGCGTACTTCTCTGGGAAATCATGATGTTGGGAGGGTCTCCATACCCGACGATCAGTTCGTCCAGGATATACGAAGTATTGCGTAGGGGATACCGTATGCCTAGGCCCACTTTATGCTGTTACAGTTTGTACGAAGTTATGATAGCGTGCTGGCATTCCAACCCTGCCAACCGGCCGAAATTCGGTGCGATCAAAGACAAAATCGACGGTATAATAGAAAACCAATGCTCATAA
- the LOC113557727 gene encoding trafficking protein particle complex subunit 8 has translation MACDDDDDFVRGIFCPHVAVLCSDKAQEMCRKNNLSFSDLLNPFARLTDVNFKDTNGSTINVPNLQIKFSNMNSQPLSVTKERSRLHDSVNVTTEPSNIAVKIGGREITIPENTPWFTKWRRTFLQIQNVSDHEYTKHFLGCVIVISSSDEEQVSILTQQVQQSILPNQNQSPKWFHTTILRYYVVLHESLNPDLTIANKIIETLQSAYGHSSCHLLRLNSCKYPKTELTEGIWDYLNNSFNLNDSIESQDQSGEFENSLNSVDNSLIHPLSPQEYNKSLNGESKTHIQKIYGAYLDENDHNNIRDLTKHFVSRSLIPYIESQIQSLNESVTNKKGVSRSLLSATKRWFSTNKPTAAAVPATVIYTNDSPELQTRRLADLYMILGAWSLAFPLYQAAKRDFSADNAWMLYSGAIEMAAICALMCPSVCDNRKAIEYANESVLTYLNTCRVPQFATRATILFCELLVRREMYGEAAKMFIQMTNEDSDLRSALLLEQAAYAFLKSQKPPMLRKYAFHMVLAGHRYSKAAQRKQSLSCYQQAYQVFEDTHWILAEDHIQTAIGRQATFLKHMKQASEAYSKLLARASSQPPEQQSTILRDYLNIKLEYAAEKNDSSVIDLALPLIDQKKIKILLNADSIITKEHSFDEDLLDTRWHKMEEDLITEARGIPPLIFKPTFAFYGSNDMIRQILYVDELVQVQMTLSNPLNISLCIENLLLTYSFDKELNLVEPQVLDELLLAPSSTTQVILGLKTKSTGILTITGVQFSLLIPSIMSDDIVKRVINGWQRFEMLSPIQFNVQPQTSLMKVDFIGNQINTLIGEINIIRLTLENTGVVPLHKIYVSTSIEDSFFSESNQSCKNKKIRSLSIQIPPNSKKSVEFCFNSPDTEKFSLDLLFYYESQIETKKQEYKLCRASWFMTAKPCVRLSASALLANQNSETLNLKTIVHNLYKGNEVEQVKLKQVFLYSPEWTLSKKIYPQGSIKDLDQQQSCHLFLQACRTNKSGISKINFDNEQFPHNDMCEKFVSITKSLSKEIKMPKFDRHKVQTEVLKCIDLVLAILWQVIIKDHSNQLRIICGIHRVSLTKLNLSVAWPEFGCLDASKNIAKPIGRLKIFGPDRNIHPYDGTPLPNDVTGLLESPMNRLLNIAFSHPSTVLHSFIDKKMCIVPVLIILKNCVEHSIEVKIDTNTASYSKSDIDEEHFCWIGVINPKPFLLPVSATHSICLYAAVASQGCFKMTSKLDILARPYPPAQHAFLSQIVSSSSLLVIKDPKSEVAS, from the exons ATGGCTtgcgacgatgacgacgattTTGTTCGTGGCATATTTTGCCCACACGTAGCAGTCTTGTGTTCGGACAAGGCTCAAGAAATGTGTCGCAAAAACAATCTGAGCTTTAGTGATCTGCTCAATCCATTTGCTCGGCTAACAGACG TTAATTTCAAAGACACCAATGGTAGTACAATAAACGTCCCAAATCTTCAAATAAAGTTTTCAAACATGAACAGTCAACCCTTGTCGGTCACCAAAGAAAGAAGTCGCTTACACGATTCTGTTAATGTAACAACTGAACCAAGTAACATTGCTGTTAAAATTG GTGGACGGGAAATCACAATACCTGAAAATACGCCATGGTTTACTAAGTGGAGAAggacatttttacaaattcaaaatgtcTCAGACCATGAATATACTAAACATTTCTTAGGAT GTGTTATAGTAATAAGCTCTTCTGATGAAGAACAAGTATCAATATTGACACAGCAAGTTCAACAATCAATTTTACcaaatcaaaatcaatcaCCAAAATGGTTTCACACCactatattaagatattatgttgttttacaTGAAAGTCTTAATCCTGATTTGACCAT agctaataaaattattgaaacattaCAGTCAGCATATGGTCACAGTAGTTGCCATCTTCTTAGATTAAACTCGTGTAAATATCCTAAAACTGAGTTAACTGAAGGAATATGGGATTActtgaataattcatttaatttaaatgatagtaTAGAGTCTCAAGATCAGAGTGGAGAATTTGAAAACAGTTTGAATTCTGTAGATAATTCTTTAATACATCCATTAAGTCCACAAGAATATAACAAAAGTTTGAATGGTGAATCAAAAACGcacattcaaaaaatatatggtgCTTATTTAGATGAAAATGATCATAACAATATACGAGATTTgactaaacattttgtttcaaGATCACTAATACCTTACATTGAATCTCAAATACAATCTTTAAATGAATcg gtaacAAACAAAAAAGGTGTTAGTCGATCACTTTTGAGTGCTACCAAACGATGGTTTAGCACAAATAAACCTACTGCAGCAGCTGTACCAGCTACAGTTat ctaCACTAATGATTCACCAGAACTTCAAACACGACGTTTAGCAgatttatatatgattttgGGTGCCTGGTCTCTCGCTTTTCCACTATACCAGGCTGCCAAAAGAGATTTTAGTGCAGATAACGCTTGGATGTTGTATAGTGGTGCCATTGAAATGGCTGCCATTTGTGCTTTGATGTGCCCTAGTGTATGTGACAATCGGAAAGCCATAGAATATGCCAATGAGAGTGTATTAACATATTTGAACACTTGCAG GGTTCCACAATTTGCAACAAGAGCTACAATACTATTTTGTGAATTACTAGTCAGACGGGAAATGTATGGAGAGGCTGccaaaatgtttattcagATGACAAATGAAGACTCAGATTTACGCAGTGCTCTACTTTTAGAACAGGCAGCATATGCTTTTCTGAAATCACAAAAACCTCCAATGTTGAGAAAGTATGCTTTTCATATGGTTCTGGCTGGACACCGATATTCTAAAGCAGCACAAAGAAAACAGTCACTAAGCTGTTACCAACAAGCTTATCAG gtctTTGAAGATACACATTGGATATTAGCCGAAGACCATATACAAACAGCTATTGGTAGACAAGCcacgtttttaaaacatatgaaACAAGCTTCTGAAGCATATTCCAAATTACTGGCAAGAGCTTCAAGTCAACCACCAGAACAACAGTCCACTATTCTTAGAGATTATTTGAACATCaaattg GAATATGCAGCAGAGAAAAATGACTCGTCGGTCATTGATTTAGCCCTACCTCTCATTgatcagaaaaaaatcaaaatattgttgaatgctgacagtataataactaaagaACATAGTTTTGATGAAGACTTGTTGGACACTAGGTGGCATAAAATGGAAGAAGATTTAATTACAGAAGCTCGTGGAATACcaccattaatatttaagccaACTTTTGCTTTCTATGGTAGCAATGATATGAtaagacaaatattatacgtggatg AATTAGTGCAAGTACAAATGACATTATCAAATCCATTAAACATATCCTTATGCATTGAAAACTTATTATTGACATATTCTTTTGATAAAGAGTTAAATTTGGTAGAACCTCAAGTGCTAGATGAACTACTTTTAGCACCTTCCAGCACAACACAA GTTATTCTTGGACTGAAAACTAAAAGTACTGGAATTCTAACTATAACTGGTGTCCAGTTTAGCTTATTGATTCCATCAATTATGAGTGATGACATAGTCAAGAGAGTAATAAATGGTTGGCAACGTTTTGAGATGTTGAGTCCTATACAGTTCAATGTTCAACCACAAACTTCTTTAATGAAg gttgatTTTATTGGAAATCAAATTAACACGTTAATTggtgaaattaatataattcgatTAACATTAGAAAATACTGGTGTAGTACCATTGCACAAAATTTATGTATCAACTTCAATTGAAGATTCATTTTTCTCAGAATCAAATCAGTCttgcaaaaacaaaaaaattcgaaGCTTATCAATTCAAATTCCtccaaattcaaaaaaatctgTTGAATTCTGCTTCAATAGTCCAGACACAGAAAAATTTAGTCTCgacttgttattttattatgaatctcAAATCGAAACTAAAAAGCAAGAGTACAAATTATGCAGGGCCAGCTGGTTTATGACGGCAAAACCTTGTGTTAGGTTATCTGCTTCAGCATTACTTGCAAACCAAAACAGTGAAACGCTTaatctaaaaacaattgttcataatttgtataag GGAAATGAAGTGGAACAGGTAAAACTAAAACAAGTATTTTTGTACAGTCCAGAATGGAcactatctaaaaaaatatatcctcAAGGAAGTATAAAGGATTTGGATCAACAACAGTCATGTCATTTATTCTTACAAGCTTGTCGAACAAATAAAAGTGGTatctctaaaattaattttgataatgaaCAATTTCCGCACAATGATATGTGTGAAAAATTTGTCTCAATAACAAAATCATTATCAAAAGAAATCAAAATGCCGAAGTTTGATAGACATAAAGTTCAGACAGAGGTGTTGAAATGTATTGATCTCGTATTAGCCATTTTATGGCAG GTAATAATCAAAGATCATTCAAATCAATTGAGAATTATATGTGGCATTCACAGGGTTtctttgacaaaattaaatttaagtgttGCATGGCCTGAATTTGGATGTTTAGATgcatcaaaaaatattgccAAGCCAATAgggagattaaaaatatttggaccTGATCGGAATATACATCCATATGATGGGACACCTCTACCTAATGATGTAACAGGATTGTTAGAGTCACCCATGAATCGGTTGCTCAATATTGCTTTTTCACATCCTAGTACTGTTTTACATTcctttattgataaaaa aaTGTGTATTGTACCTgtacttataatacttaagAATTGTGTTGAACATTcaattgaagttaaaattgaTACTAATACAGCTAGTTATTCaaa GTCAGATATCGATGAAGAACATTTCTGTTGGATCGGAGTTATTAACCCAAAGCCGTTTTTATTGCCAGTATCAGCGACTCACTCTATTTGTTTATATGCTGCAGTTGCTTCTCAAggttgttttaaaatgacaTCAAAACTTGATATACTGGCACGACCATATCCACCCGCTCAACACGCATTCCTATCCCAAATTGTTTCGTCTTCTTCTCTATTAGTAATTAAAGACCCTAAATCTGAGGTAGCGAGTTAA